ACCATACGGATCCACATCATAATATGGAGCATCAAGAGGATGCGAGCCAGAATAGGGGCTGTACCTGTACTGGACTCTTCCATTCTCAAAGTAAGGCTGCAGCTGAGTGACATGATATTCAGCTTGTGATGGCTGCTGGTAAGACTTGCAGTGGTAGACCGGGCGCTGATAGTAGTAGAGCTCATCCTCTGGTGGAACTTCCGTTCTATTTATTGACACTGAGCGGATGGCGGTGGGGGGCACATGTAGAGAATGTACTCTACGAATGGTTGGGTACATAGCAGGTCCATCCACTGAGCTATAGCCGTGGCGATGCACCGAGCCTGGTGAAATATAATCACCCCTTACTGGTCCGCGGGATTTGAAGGAGTGGTGGAAGGACCTTGGTCCGATAGTATTGTAGCGCCCATCACCGTGGGCTCTGTATGGAATCTGGGGCTCCGATTTAGATACATAAGAGAGGTGGGGAGGCACACTCTCAGGACGGTAATGGCACCCCATGGAGGATGGTCCAGACGGTGCGGCTCTCTGATGGTAGTAGGCTTCCCCAGCAGGCTCTTGTAAGGAAGTCTCTCCCTTAGAGTGGTAAACATAAGCTGACTGATGAATGGAAGACTTGCGCTGTGATGGATGAGGCAGAGTGTCATCCAACGGTCCAGGAAGAGAGGCCTCTGCCAACATAGCATGATAAGTGGCTGTAGCGGCAGCCTCTGTTTTACAGAGGGCGGCCGTTGCCAGTTTGCTTTCGATTGAGCGAACAGGGGGGACTGGTGGTGTGATCTCATGAGTGTGGTGATGAGTAACACCTTCTACTCGAGGATTCACAGGCTTTATGGCCTCCCAAGGCCTTTCTCCACATGGTTCTTGGGGTGCTGCTGGGGTAGGTGCAATCCGTGCATTGGGCTGAGACTTACACTGGGTTTGAGGCTGACACTGAGAGTGAGGCTGATGTTGAGGTTGGGACTGAAGGGGCATTTGAGGTTGACTTTGCATTTGACGCTGTGGCTGGAGAACAGCTACTGGCTGCTCAGAGGATTTTGTGGTTGAGGGTGGGAGGACACTTTCAGCGGTATGAACCtgaatgaaaaacaaaacagaaaataaatattttctgCATGTATCATCTGTATATCTGCTGTGTGTACGTGACCATAAGCTCCCAAAAAGCTTACCTCAGAGCTGACTCCAGCCTCAGTTTTGCAGGTGGTAGATGTGGTGGAACCACTGACGGTGCTGCAGGTTGTGGTGCTTACCGGAGTCTGGCCTGCAGAATGCTGCTGCCTCTCTGGACTTTTGTGTGTGGGAGATTGCTGTACAGGTTCGCTGGCAGGAGGGGCACTCTGGCTTGACGCCACTAGAGTAACAGTGTCCTTGCTATTACAGGGAGTGTTTGGTGACTTTGTACTGTCAGCTATGCTGAGGTGCAGGCtggctgagtgtgttagtgtttcGGTTTGGGTGCAGGGAGGAGGTGAAGAGGCAGCAGAGACCTGTGGCACATCCACTGCTTCCTCTTGGGATGTCTGTGATTGGAGTGTAGGAGGGGGTGGCCAGTCAAGGGTTTCTAAGAACTCCTGTGGCCTGAGGGGTGAGATTGGCGTGGGAGGTCCAGAAGATCTCCTTTGCGAAAGAATAGTGGCCTGCTGAGCAGATTCAGCTAACGCTAAAGCCAGCATGCGGGCAGCATTCTTTGGttggggaggaggagggagtaGGGACACAGAGCTTACTGGAGCAGTGCCCACTGGTGAATCCAGAGCTACAGCTCCTAGGGGAGGACAAAACAGAGGGTACTGACATTCAGGAGGAGTAAGCTACTAGTCAAGAGTAGGAAAAAGAGGGAAATGTTAAGTATGCACTATCTACATGTTGTTGAACGTTTTTTGCTACATTTAGGACAGCCATGCAAAGTGTTAAAGGTCAAAGCCTGGTAAACTAAACCTGAAAGCAAAACGGttattttattaacaaaaatccatgaaagatttttttatatgaaataaaaaaatatataataataaaatgaagtgAGCACTATGAGAATATCAAAAGTAAATGGTGTGGTGTATACTTGCCTGGTTGTTCCTTAGTGTTGGTGGGAACTGTTGATTCCAGTGCTTCCTTTCCAGATGCCTCTTTGCTCTCTTTGCTTTCACACAAAGCAGATTTGGAGAGCAGCTCTAGTTGAATGGCTTCACTCAGAGGCAGATCAGTGGATTTTAATGACAATGAACTAATTTTGGCAGGAGAATCTTGCGGAGATGAAGGAGAGTGCTGGTGCACAGAGCCTTCTAGTCCTTTACTAGGCATGGAGGCATCTGCAGGTTCAGAAATACTTAAGGGCGGCAACATGGGAAACTTTTCACTGCTATCAAAAGACGGGAACGCAAGATTTTCGGTAGGGGCCAGCTGCTTTACTGGACTGAGGTCAGGGGACTGATATGGGCTGATGACTTTTGCTCGGACAGGTGAGACTGGCTCTGAGTCACTGGCACTGCCAGGACATCTCTTCAGACTTGTAGCATCAGTCTCAGGTGAAAGGGCAGAACTCTCTGCCAAAGGCAGACTGCATTGGAAAGACATAGGGTCAAAGTCCAGAGTGGCCATTCCAATGTCAGGGGGACTCAAATCCACATCGTCAGCAGAGCGTGGTGGAGAGATCAGAGCTGGCACACAGATTGGGCCGTCATCCCCATCGCTGTCTCCGTGGCCCACATTATCGTAAGAATTACAATGCTGTCTGCTGTCCAGCAGGTCACCGTTAAAGGATGTAGACAAGGCATCACTGCTGGAACGAGGTCTCCGGGGCCGGTACATTTTAGA
This sequence is a window from Salminus brasiliensis chromosome 18, fSalBra1.hap2, whole genome shotgun sequence. Protein-coding genes within it:
- the arhgap32b gene encoding rho GTPase-activating protein 32 isoform X5; this translates as MKSRPTKQKLKQRGILRERVFGCDLGEHLLNSGHDVPQVLKSCTEFIEKHGVVDGMYRLSGIASNIQKLRHEFDSEQIPDLTKDVYIQDIHCVGSLCKLYFRELPNPLLTYQLYEKFSEAVSAATDEERLIKIHDVIQQLPPPHYRTLEFLMRHLSRLATFSYVTNMHSKNLAIVWAPNLLRSKQIESACFSGTAAFMEVRIQSVVVEFILNHVDVLFSPKLSSLIREGAGHNSLSRPKSLLVPSPSTKLLTLEEAQARTQAQINSPVTADSKYIEVGEGPAALQGKFHTVIEFPTERKRQPIKSKKSPVGSWRSFFNLGKSSSMSKRKLHRNPSEPNELKAMALAGGRGDTGTLRSAKSEESLSSLHNVEGESKMYRPRRPRSSSDALSTSFNGDLLDSRQHCNSYDNVGHGDSDGDDGPICVPALISPPRSADDVDLSPPDIGMATLDFDPMSFQCSLPLAESSALSPETDATSLKRCPGSASDSEPVSPVRAKVISPYQSPDLSPVKQLAPTENLAFPSFDSSEKFPMLPPLSISEPADASMPSKGLEGSVHQHSPSSPQDSPAKISSLSLKSTDLPLSEAIQLELLSKSALCESKESKEASGKEALESTVPTNTKEQPGAVALDSPVGTAPVSSVSLLPPPPQPKNAARMLALALAESAQQATILSQRRSSGPPTPISPLRPQEFLETLDWPPPPTLQSQTSQEEAVDVPQVSAASSPPPCTQTETLTHSASLHLSIADSTKSPNTPCNSKDTVTLVASSQSAPPASEPVQQSPTHKSPERQQHSAGQTPVSTTTCSTVSGSTTSTTCKTEAGVSSEVHTAESVLPPSTTKSSEQPVAVLQPQRQMQSQPQMPLQSQPQHQPHSQCQPQTQCKSQPNARIAPTPAAPQEPCGERPWEAIKPVNPRVEGVTHHHTHEITPPVPPVRSIESKLATAALCKTEAAATATYHAMLAEASLPGPLDDTLPHPSQRKSSIHQSAYVYHSKGETSLQEPAGEAYYHQRAAPSGPSSMGCHYRPESVPPHLSYVSKSEPQIPYRAHGDGRYNTIGPRSFHHSFKSRGPVRGDYISPGSVHRHGYSSVDGPAMYPTIRRVHSLHVPPTAIRSVSINRTEVPPEDELYYYQRPVYHCKSYQQPSQAEYHVTQLQPYFENGRVQYRYSPYSGSHPLDAPYYDVDPYGTIRLRHVHSFSSRDAGLHLSRSGGKSGGYQYLSRHVIPVKEHTFVSRDLPPYHGSKGAVYFAWDPEEAERLRMHSIRRESRARQKVKGPVMSQYDNVGPYMAGDIGGIEVLHLRSKSDPGKGVLMAAEAKDGRCSVTPGLQHVSRHLMSDPDVLMYMETEKHCQGNGMGDKVGAPKQSSSRTYPSSHSHHSQPPPRSTQHLSEGGHLESVFDAGDKQLSSKHWQEHPESRGFQPRYDRPDPDRHIGRVKPTSGTSEDDQQHTAPVKPVPPPKPERSHSVRERPHYNQSNPPSHVQDSLDRDHTGSYSHQSHGQRQTLQSHYDNLDDYHPGPHSQTSVVNRGGSSSYHTPGYSASHSNRAYSTALGQGAFIQAELAMQRPEAEINAE